One window from the genome of Eucalyptus grandis isolate ANBG69807.140 chromosome 7, ASM1654582v1, whole genome shotgun sequence encodes:
- the LOC104453652 gene encoding two-component response regulator ORR21 isoform X1, translating into MDALQRAVQPPGAGGYGPHASGRGGGGDLAVPDQFPVGLRVLVVDDDLICLKVLEQMLRRCAYNVTTCAQATVALNLLREKKGCFDIVLSDVHMPDMDGYKLLEHVGLEMDLPVIMMSGDGSTNAVMRGIRHGACDYLIKPIRPEELQNIWQHVVRKKWNGNKEIEHSGSLEDNDRHKRGSDDADGSAVNEGGEGLLKNQKKRSITKEEDEPELDSDDPTTSKKPRVVWSVELHQQFVSAVNQLGIDKAVPKRILELMNVPGLTRENVASHLQKFRLYLKRLSGVAQQQGGISSSFCGTVESNIKLGPLGRYDIQALAASGQISPQALAALQSELLGRPTSNLVLPSFDQPTLLQASLQGSKCLPVEHGVAFGQPLIKCPSNVSKQYQQSILSSQDAPSGFGPWQATSLSTVGNNNIVAGSNIQSNNTLMDIFQRQQQYQQKQQLQQQQQQQQQQQLPQQPLLEPSRLINVQPSCLVVPHSSAGFQAAGSPTSVNQSSTYNRSAVIDYSLPSYQGNTALNTGLASDKDLKTSGVLGGYSVQGSISPTLSSSSANADSSNCCPLRNPSAKYNIIGQAPGVVSDFSNIQGSYDAKSGEAIDQGLLKNLGFVSKGSGTPSLFTVDEFGPPLKQIYSGKVHLESSAGRVKQEPSFDFVDAKVSIPVLEQLSSNDLMSVFTE; encoded by the exons TTACAACTTGCGCCCAGGCAACTGTGGCATTGAATCTGCTCCGAGAGAAGAAAGGTTGTTTTGACATTGTTTTAAGTGATGTTCACATGCCTGATATGGATGGTTATAAACTCCTTGAACATGTTGGGCTTGAGATGGACCTTCCTGTTATTA TGATGTCTGGTGATGGAAGCACGAATGCTGTTATGAGAGGAATTAGACATGGAGCATGTGATTATCTTATTAAACCTATTCGCCCCGAAGAGCTTCAGAATATATGGCAACATGTCGTTAGGAAAAAATGGAATGGAAATAAGGAGATTGAACATTCAGGAAGCCTAGAAGATAATGATCGGCATAAGCGAGGAAGTGATGATGCTGATGGTTCTGCTGTTAATGAAGGGGGGGAAGGCTTGCTGAAAAACCAGAAAAAGCGCAGCATTactaaagaagaagacgaacctGAATTAGATAGTGATGATCCTACTACATCAAAGAAACCACGTGTAGTGTGGTCGGTGGAGCTCCATCAACAATTTGTCAGTGCTGTAAACCAACTTGGAATTGACA aGGCTGTGCCTAAACGAATCCTAGAATTGATGAATGTTCCTGGCTTAACTAGGGAGAATGTTGCAAGTCATCTGCAG AAATTTAGGTTGTATTTGAAGAGATTAAGTGGAGTAGCTCAGCAGCAAGGTGGGATATCTAGTTCATTCTGTGGAACTGTAGAATCAAATATCAAGTTGGGTCCCCTGGGAAGATATGATATCCAAGCTTTGGCAGCCTCTGGTCAGATTTCTCCGCAGGCATTAGCAGCACTGCAATCTGAGCTTTTGGGTCGACCAACAAGCAACCTAGTGTTACCGTCATTTGATCAGCCAACTCTCTTGCAAGCTTCCCTGCAGGGATCCAAGTGTCTTCCTGTTGAACATGGTGTGGCCTTTGGTCAGCCTCTGATTAAATGCCCATCTAATGTCTCCAAGCAGTATCAACAGTCCATTCTATCGAGTCAGGATGCACCTTCAGGATTTGGACCGTGGCAAGCTACTAGCCTTAGTACAGTAGGAAACAATAACATTGTTGCAGGGTCGAATATTCAGAGTAATAACACTTTGATGGATATATTTCAAAGACAACAGCAGTATCAGCAAAAGCAGCAAttacagcagcagcagcagcaacagcaacagcaacaacTGCCACAACAGCCTCTCCTAGAGCCTAGCCGTTTAATTAATGTGCAACCATCTTGCCTTGTTGTTCCCCACTCATCAGCTGGTTTTCAAGCAGCGGGTAGTCCTACTTCTGTGAACCAGAGTTCCACCTACAATAGAAGTGCCGTCATTGACTACAGTCTTCCATCATATCAAGGCAATACTGCTTTAAATACTGGTCTGGCCTCGGATAAAGATCTCAAAACCTCTGGCGTACTTGGTGGCTACTCTGTACAAGGTTCCATTTCACCGACTTTGTCGTCTAGTTCAGCGAATGCTGACAGTAGCAATTGCTGTCCACTTCGGAATCCATCTGCAAAATATAACATCATTGGACAAGCACCAGGTGTTGTTTCTGATTTTTCCAATATCCAGGGTTCTTATGATGCTAAGTCAGGTGAAGCCATTGATCAAGGACTGCTAAAGAATCTAGGATTTGTTAGTAAGGGATCGGGCACCCCAAGCCTTTTCACAGTTGATGAATTTGGACCACCGTTGAAACAAATATACAGTGGAAAAGTCCATCTGGAAAGTAGTGCAGGTAGAGTCAAACAAGAACCGAGCTTTGACTTTGTGGATGCAAAAGTGTCTATCCCAGTATTGGAGCAACTTTCGTCGAATGATCTTATGAGCGTTTTCACTGAATAG
- the LOC104453652 gene encoding two-component response regulator ORR21 isoform X2: MPDMDGYKLLEHVGLEMDLPVIMMSGDGSTNAVMRGIRHGACDYLIKPIRPEELQNIWQHVVRKKWNGNKEIEHSGSLEDNDRHKRGSDDADGSAVNEGGEGLLKNQKKRSITKEEDEPELDSDDPTTSKKPRVVWSVELHQQFVSAVNQLGIDKAVPKRILELMNVPGLTRENVASHLQKFRLYLKRLSGVAQQQGGISSSFCGTVESNIKLGPLGRYDIQALAASGQISPQALAALQSELLGRPTSNLVLPSFDQPTLLQASLQGSKCLPVEHGVAFGQPLIKCPSNVSKQYQQSILSSQDAPSGFGPWQATSLSTVGNNNIVAGSNIQSNNTLMDIFQRQQQYQQKQQLQQQQQQQQQQQLPQQPLLEPSRLINVQPSCLVVPHSSAGFQAAGSPTSVNQSSTYNRSAVIDYSLPSYQGNTALNTGLASDKDLKTSGVLGGYSVQGSISPTLSSSSANADSSNCCPLRNPSAKYNIIGQAPGVVSDFSNIQGSYDAKSGEAIDQGLLKNLGFVSKGSGTPSLFTVDEFGPPLKQIYSGKVHLESSAGRVKQEPSFDFVDAKVSIPVLEQLSSNDLMSVFTE; encoded by the exons ATGCCTGATATGGATGGTTATAAACTCCTTGAACATGTTGGGCTTGAGATGGACCTTCCTGTTATTA TGATGTCTGGTGATGGAAGCACGAATGCTGTTATGAGAGGAATTAGACATGGAGCATGTGATTATCTTATTAAACCTATTCGCCCCGAAGAGCTTCAGAATATATGGCAACATGTCGTTAGGAAAAAATGGAATGGAAATAAGGAGATTGAACATTCAGGAAGCCTAGAAGATAATGATCGGCATAAGCGAGGAAGTGATGATGCTGATGGTTCTGCTGTTAATGAAGGGGGGGAAGGCTTGCTGAAAAACCAGAAAAAGCGCAGCATTactaaagaagaagacgaacctGAATTAGATAGTGATGATCCTACTACATCAAAGAAACCACGTGTAGTGTGGTCGGTGGAGCTCCATCAACAATTTGTCAGTGCTGTAAACCAACTTGGAATTGACA aGGCTGTGCCTAAACGAATCCTAGAATTGATGAATGTTCCTGGCTTAACTAGGGAGAATGTTGCAAGTCATCTGCAG AAATTTAGGTTGTATTTGAAGAGATTAAGTGGAGTAGCTCAGCAGCAAGGTGGGATATCTAGTTCATTCTGTGGAACTGTAGAATCAAATATCAAGTTGGGTCCCCTGGGAAGATATGATATCCAAGCTTTGGCAGCCTCTGGTCAGATTTCTCCGCAGGCATTAGCAGCACTGCAATCTGAGCTTTTGGGTCGACCAACAAGCAACCTAGTGTTACCGTCATTTGATCAGCCAACTCTCTTGCAAGCTTCCCTGCAGGGATCCAAGTGTCTTCCTGTTGAACATGGTGTGGCCTTTGGTCAGCCTCTGATTAAATGCCCATCTAATGTCTCCAAGCAGTATCAACAGTCCATTCTATCGAGTCAGGATGCACCTTCAGGATTTGGACCGTGGCAAGCTACTAGCCTTAGTACAGTAGGAAACAATAACATTGTTGCAGGGTCGAATATTCAGAGTAATAACACTTTGATGGATATATTTCAAAGACAACAGCAGTATCAGCAAAAGCAGCAAttacagcagcagcagcagcaacagcaacagcaacaacTGCCACAACAGCCTCTCCTAGAGCCTAGCCGTTTAATTAATGTGCAACCATCTTGCCTTGTTGTTCCCCACTCATCAGCTGGTTTTCAAGCAGCGGGTAGTCCTACTTCTGTGAACCAGAGTTCCACCTACAATAGAAGTGCCGTCATTGACTACAGTCTTCCATCATATCAAGGCAATACTGCTTTAAATACTGGTCTGGCCTCGGATAAAGATCTCAAAACCTCTGGCGTACTTGGTGGCTACTCTGTACAAGGTTCCATTTCACCGACTTTGTCGTCTAGTTCAGCGAATGCTGACAGTAGCAATTGCTGTCCACTTCGGAATCCATCTGCAAAATATAACATCATTGGACAAGCACCAGGTGTTGTTTCTGATTTTTCCAATATCCAGGGTTCTTATGATGCTAAGTCAGGTGAAGCCATTGATCAAGGACTGCTAAAGAATCTAGGATTTGTTAGTAAGGGATCGGGCACCCCAAGCCTTTTCACAGTTGATGAATTTGGACCACCGTTGAAACAAATATACAGTGGAAAAGTCCATCTGGAAAGTAGTGCAGGTAGAGTCAAACAAGAACCGAGCTTTGACTTTGTGGATGCAAAAGTGTCTATCCCAGTATTGGAGCAACTTTCGTCGAATGATCTTATGAGCGTTTTCACTGAATAG